TCAACGTCGGTCCGTCTTACTCCACGTTTGGCCCGTCGTACTTCAAGCCGATCCGTCACATTCCCCGCTAATTCGCGCCAGTCGAAGTTCGATCATATTCTTGCGCACGACTTCATTTTTCATCCAAAAGTAGTCCGAATTACATGTGCGTCGAAGTGTTAGGGCCAAATATAATGGCTCTATTGTCCCATTATCGAGTAACTCATTGTCTAACTCATTCTCGGTAACTCGTACGAAGATGAAGACGGAAAGGTCGACATGGAAATGGTCTACATAGTAAAGGTGACACCCGACAATTTTGAGTCCGTTCGGGCTGGCAACAAGACGGTTGAGATGAGAAAAGACGACAAGGGTTATCGGATCGGCGATAAACTAATCCTCACTGAATACAACACCGGGACGGAGACGTACACGGGGAGGGCGTGCGTCGTGACTGTCACGCACATTCTTCGCGGAGAACCGTGGATGATGGCGGGGTACGTAGCGTTGTCGATAAAGAGTGACGCCAGAGTCGCTTCAGAGCAAATCGCGGCGGCCGCGAAAGTGTGGCGCGCAGGCCTAGCAGAGAGGGCAAGGTGCCAGGGGGCTTCGGAGCACGATCGCGATGAGACCTACCGCAAGAACCTTCAAGCCGCCGTCGCTCTGACAAACGCTGTGGACGCGCTCAAAGCCTTGGAGCAGGAGAACATCAAGATTGTCAGGGTGCGGACCGTGTAAGTGGCCTTGTGACTTCCAAATTTCATCGCGACCTCTCACTTGGACCCGGTTGGGAGTTGGGCCGCCACTAGTGAGCTCAGAACGCGCTATTCACCCTACCCGAAAGACGTTCAAGTGGAAATAACGCGCTCGTGGCGCGTTATGAACTGAAACGGTTCAAAATAGCGCGTTCGCACGTCGTTATTGACTCGCGGTGCGAACATAGCGCGATGAAGTAAAGTAGTTTGTGTAGCAGGATTTGGATATTCGCGGATAGTAAAAAAGTAGGGTATCCTTGGGATTGCGACATCACCAAAAAAGGAGCCCTACCAATGACTAGTGTACACGAACTTGGCACGTCGGATCTAATGGAAATTCTCGTGAAGGACTTCGTCAAGGAAAAACTTGAGTTGATCATGCGTGAGGAGATCGACAATTTTCTAAAGGTTGAATATGAGGGCAAGCGT
The Alicyclobacillus curvatus genome window above contains:
- a CDS encoding DUF3850 domain-containing protein, yielding MEMVYIVKVTPDNFESVRAGNKTVEMRKDDKGYRIGDKLILTEYNTGTETYTGRACVVTVTHILRGEPWMMAGYVALSIKSDARVASEQIAAAAKVWRAGLAERARCQGASEHDRDETYRKNLQAAVALTNAVDALKALEQENIKIVRVRTV